One region of Rattus norvegicus strain BN/NHsdMcwi chromosome 13, GRCr8, whole genome shotgun sequence genomic DNA includes:
- the Aim2 gene encoding interferon-inducible protein AIM2 isoform X2, giving the protein MSALQKEKSLKFISVHAQEAPNFCHALDIITCCYVNLYLKKTLPGPYTPQKKQMVAEQEAIREDLQQDSLVVMVLKAMNPFECETQEGKQKIFHATVATETEFFFVKVLNAQFKDKFIPKRTIQISNYLRHSYFVEVTSSSVVVDVESSHKVCVPNNIMKKAGETPKISKLKTLPCGTIVNGLFKVQKITEQKDRVIYGIHDKRGTMEVLVLGNQSKTKCEEGDKIRLTFFEVSNNRGKIQLKSGPCSIYKVIKAAKPKTKVKSVE; this is encoded by the exons ATGTCTgcattacaaaaagaaaagtcaCTCAAATTTATCAGTGTCCATGCCCAGGAAGCTCCTAATTTCTGCCATGCTCTGGACATAATAACATGTTGCTATGTTAACCTCTATTTGAAGAAAACTCTGCCGGGACCTTATACA CCTCAGAAGAAACAGATGGTGGCAGAACAGGAAGCCATCAGAGAAGATTTACAGCAAGATTCACTAGTAGTCATGGTGCTGAAAGCTATGAATCCCTTTGAGTGTGAGAcccaggaaggaaaacaaaagataTTCCATGCCACAGTGGCCACAGAGACagaatttttctttgtaaaagttTTAAATGCACAGTTTAAAGATAAATTTATTCCAAAGAGAACAATTCAAATATCAAATTATCTCCGTCACAGTTACTTTGTGGAGGTCACCAGTTCCTCAGTTGTGGTTGATGTTGAATCTAGCCACAAAGTCTGCGTTCCTAATAACATTATGAAGAAAGCTGGAGAAACTCCTAAGATTAGTAAACTGAAAACTCTGCCGTGCGGGACAATTGTGAATGGCTTATTTAAAGTCCAGAAG ATAACAGAGCAAAAAGATAGAGTAATATATGGCATACATGACAAAAGAGGGACCATGGAGGTGTTGGTGCTTGGAAACCAGAGCAAAACAAAATGCGAGGAAGGAGACAAGATTAGACTCACTTTCTTTGAGGTGTCAAACAATAGAGGGAAAATTCAGTTGAAATCTGGACCCTGTAGCATCTATAAG gtTATTAAGGCTGCAAAGCCCAAAACTAAGGTGAAAAGTGTGGAGTGA
- the Aim2 gene encoding interferon-inducible protein AIM2 isoform X1: MESDFREMLLLTGLDHITEEELKRFKYLALTEFNIPRKTLNIADRTELADQLIQSAGAASAVAKAISIFQKLNYMDIAKALEEKKKEAESKYVTNTKKRGTQKVENRSQAKNCSVASATCSDKDFKGHSATEVCPQVKPQKKQMVAEQEAIREDLQQDSLVVMVLKAMNPFECETQEGKQKIFHATVATETEFFFVKVLNAQFKDKFIPKRTIQISNYLRHSYFVEVTSSSVVVDVESSHKVCVPNNIMKKAGETPKISKLKTLPCGTIVNGLFKVQKITEQKDRVIYGIHDKRGTMEVLVLGNQSKTKCEEGDKIRLTFFEVSNNRGKIQLKSGPCSIYKVIKAAKPKTKVKSVE, from the exons ATGGAGAGTGACTTTCGGGAAATGCTGTTGTTGACCGGCCTGGACCACATCACGGAGGAGGAACTGAAACGGTTCAAGTACTTGGCCCTGACTGAGTTTAACATTCCCAGGAAGACACTGAACATTGCAGACAGGACGGAGTTAGCTGACCAACTAATTCAAAGTGCAGGAGCAGCATCTGCGGTGGCGAAAGCCATTAGTATTTTTCAGAAGTTGAATTATATGGATATTGCAAAGGCtcttgaagagaaaaagaaagaag ctGAAAGTAAATATGTGACAAATACAAAGaagagaggaacacagaaagtAGAAAATAGAAGTCAAGCTAAAAACTGTTCTGTTGCTTCTGCCACCTGCAGTGACAAAGACTTCAAGGGACACTCTGCTACAGAAGTCTGTCCTCAAGTTAAG CCTCAGAAGAAACAGATGGTGGCAGAACAGGAAGCCATCAGAGAAGATTTACAGCAAGATTCACTAGTAGTCATGGTGCTGAAAGCTATGAATCCCTTTGAGTGTGAGAcccaggaaggaaaacaaaagataTTCCATGCCACAGTGGCCACAGAGACagaatttttctttgtaaaagttTTAAATGCACAGTTTAAAGATAAATTTATTCCAAAGAGAACAATTCAAATATCAAATTATCTCCGTCACAGTTACTTTGTGGAGGTCACCAGTTCCTCAGTTGTGGTTGATGTTGAATCTAGCCACAAAGTCTGCGTTCCTAATAACATTATGAAGAAAGCTGGAGAAACTCCTAAGATTAGTAAACTGAAAACTCTGCCGTGCGGGACAATTGTGAATGGCTTATTTAAAGTCCAGAAG ATAACAGAGCAAAAAGATAGAGTAATATATGGCATACATGACAAAAGAGGGACCATGGAGGTGTTGGTGCTTGGAAACCAGAGCAAAACAAAATGCGAGGAAGGAGACAAGATTAGACTCACTTTCTTTGAGGTGTCAAACAATAGAGGGAAAATTCAGTTGAAATCTGGACCCTGTAGCATCTATAAG gtTATTAAGGCTGCAAAGCCCAAAACTAAGGTGAAAAGTGTGGAGTGA